aggtcgtttataaaaatgacaaacagcagtggccccaaaacagaaccttgcggtacaccactagtaactaaactccaggatgaacatttgccatcaaccaccaccctctgtcttctttcagctagccaatttctgatccaaagctctaaatcaccttcaaccccatacttgcgtattttctgcaatagcctaccgtggggaaccttatcaaacgccttactgaaatccatatacaccacatccacggctttaccctcatccacctgtttggtcaccttctcgaaaaactcaataaggtttgtgaggcacgacctacctttcacaaaaccgtgctgactatcgcaaatgaacttattcttttcaagatgattataaatcctgtctcttataaccttttccaacattttacccacaaccgaagtaaggctcacaggtctataattaccagggctgtctctactccccttcttgaacaaggggacaacatttgctatcctccagtcctccggcactactcctgtcgacaatgacgacttgaagatcaacaacaacggctctgcaatctcctccctggcttcctagagaatcctaggataaatcccatctggcccaggggacttatctattttcactctttccaaaattgctaacacctcctccttgtgaatctcaatcccatctagcctagtagcctgaatctcagtattctcctcggcaacattttctttctctactgtaaatactgacgaaaaatattcatttaacgcttcccctatctcctctgattccgcacacaacttcccactactatccttgattggccctgttctaactcttatcattcgtttattcctgatatacctatagaaagccttagggttttctttgatcctatccgccaatgacttctcgtgtcctctccttgctcttcttagccctccctttaggtccttcctggctagcttgtaactctcaagcgccctaactgagccttcacgtctcatcctaacataagccgccctcttcctcttgacaagcgcttcaacttcttgagtaaaccacggctccctcgctcgacaacttcctccctgcctgacaggtacatacttatcaaggacacgcattagctgctccttgaataagctccacatttcgtttgtgcccatcccctgcagtttccttccccatcctacacatcctaaatcttgcctaatcgcgtcataatttactttcccccagctataattcttgccctgcggtatatacctgtccctgcccatcgctaaggtaaacctaaccgaattgtgatcactatcgccaaagtgctcacctacatctaaatcgaacacctggccgggttcattacccagtaccaaatccaatgtggcatcgcccctggttggcctgtccacatactgtgtcagaaaaccctcctgcacacactggacaaaaacagacccatctaaagtactcgaactatagtatttccagtcaatatttggaaagttaaagtcccccataaccactaccctgttactctcgctcctgtcgagaatcatcttcgctatcctttcctctacatctctggaactattcggaggtctataggtggtgaatctcctgtacagtgaggtgtgtgtgtgattagtcagtgtgtgtgtataggtggtgaatctcctgtgcagtgaggtgtgggtgtgaatagtcagtgtgtgtgtgtgtataggtggtgaatgtcctgtacagtgaggtgtgggtgtgattagtcagtgtgtgtgtgtgtgtgggtggtgaatctcctgtataGTGAGTTGTGGGTGtgaatagtcagtgtgtgtgtgtgtataggtggtgaatctcctgtacagtgaggtgtgggtgtgattagtcagtgtgtgtgtgtgtctaggtggtgaatctcctgtgcagtgaggtgtgggtgtgattagtcagtgtgtgtgtgtgtgtgtataggtggtgaatctcctgtacagtgaggtgtgggtgtgattagtcagtgtgtgtgtgtataggtggtgaatctcctgtgcagtgaggtgtgggtgtgattagtcagtgtgtgtgtgtgtataggtggtgaatctcctgtacagtgaggtgtgggtgtgattagtcagtgtgtgtgtgtgtataggtggtgaatctcctgtacagtgaggtgtgggtgtgattagtcagtgtgtgtgtgtataggtggtgaatctcctgtacagtgaggtgtgagtgtgattagtcagtgtgtgtgtgtgtataggtggtgaatctcctgtacagtgaggtgtgggtgtgattagtcagtgtgtgtgtgtgtataggtggtgaatctcctgtgcagtgaggtgtgtgtgtgtgtgtctaggtggtgaatctcctgcacagtgaggtgtgggtgtgattagtcagtgtgtgtgtgtataggtggtgaatctcctgtacagtgaggtgtgtgtgtgtgattagtcagtgtgtgtgtgtgtataggtggtgaatctcctgtacagtgaggtgtgtgtgtgtgattagtcagtgtgtgtgtataggtggtgaatctcctgtacagtgaggtgtgggtgtgattagtcagtgtgtgtgtgtgtctaggtggtgaatctcctgtacagtgaggtgtgggtgtgattagtcagtgtgtgtgtgtgtataggtggtgaatctcctgcacagtgaggtgtgggtgtgattagtcagtgtgtgtgtgtctaggtggtgaatctcctgtgcagtgaggtgtgggtgtgaatagtcagtgtgtgtgtgtgtataggtggtgaatctcctgtacagtgaggtgtgggtgtgattagtcagtgtgtgtgtgtgtctaggtggtgaatctcctgtatagtgaggtgtgggtgtgattagtcagtgtgtgtgtgtgtgtgtgtgtataggtggtgaatctcctgtacagtgaggtgtgggtgtgattagtcagtgtgtgtgtgtgtataggtggtgaatctcctgcacagtgaggtgtgggtgtgattagtcagtgtgtgtgtgtgtctaggtggtgaatctcctgtacagtgaggtgtgggtgtgattagtcagtgtgtgtgtgtgtctaggtggtgaatctcctgtacagtgaggtgtgggtgtgattagtcagtgtgtgtgtctgtctaggtggtgaatctcctgcacagtgaggtgtgggtgtgattagtcagtgtgtgtgtgtgtataggtggtgaatctcctgtacagtgaggtgtgggtgtgattagtcagtgtgtgtgtgtgtctaggtggtgaatctcctgtacagtgaggtgtgggtgtgattagtcagtgtgtgtgtctgtctaggtggtgaatctcctgcacagtgaggtgtgggtgtgattagtcagtgtgtgtgtgtgtctaggtggtgaatctcctgtataGTGAGGCGTGGGTGTGAttagtcactatctctctctctctctccctcccttcgccCACCCCCAGGTTGTGAATCTGCAGTACAGTGAGGTACAGGACCGGGTTATGTTGACAGGTCGACACATGGTGAGAGACGTTAGCTGCAAGAACTGCAACAGTAAGCTGGGCTGGATCTACGAGTTTGCAACTGAGGACAGTCAGCGGTACAAGGAGGGCAGAGTGATCCTGGAGCGTGCTTTGGTGCGTGAGAGTGAAGGCTTTGAAGAGCATGTTCCTTCCGACACCTCCTGAGGAGACTCTCCTTCATTGTAACTTTTCTTTTTGTTCTGTTTCTGAAAGAAAAGACAaaccttttattttaaaaagtaatttcTCTCTCTGGTGGACAGTGTTACTTTCGCATGGAGTCAGGCGTTGTGTTGTAAgttcagagacaggaggaaagtgTCTCACTTTATAAACAGTGCTTTTAACTCCCAGTATCTATGTATCTGTAGGGAAAAGAAATTCTGCCATGCTCAGCTTTTATTTAACATTTTTTTAAATAGTACTTTTCTTGCTCCTTGTTAGGTGCTGAGTGGCAGCTCACCTACGCTTCTAGACCTTGCTGCTTGTGACTCGGAGGGAAAGGTTTAACAGCATAGGCTGGCGTAGAGTGAGCTCACAGTCTAGTGAGACGTATTGCTGGTCTGTGGTCTCAGATGGGAATTGTTCTCCCACAGTCCGGATGTGGTCCATTGTCACTGGATTGCACTGGTCGGAGCAGTCGGATTCCCCGCCTGCCTGCAGACTCTGCACCATCCTCTGCTCATGTCTGTGCCCAGTGTCTGCTCAAGGGAAGTTGCATTTTCATGTTTCCTCTTGGGAGCCTCAGTGTGTGTATCCAATGTAACTTATAAATAATTTAATAAAAGGAATATGTTAGCCCAGGTTCGCTGTCAgttctcctgactgaaacaccctgtctacattctcacctcttcctctttctctttctctctctctctctgtctctctctctctctgtacacggacactcgctgctcctgactgaaacaccctgtctacattctcatctctctctctctctctctctctctctgtacatggagactccctgctcctgactgaaacaccctgtctacattctcaccgctctctctctctctctgcacacggagactccctgctcctgactgaaacaccctgtctacattctcacctctctctctctctctctctctctctctctctctctgtacacggagactccctgctcctgactgaaacaccctgtctacattctcacctctgtctctctctctgtacatggaGTCTCcccgctcctgactgaaacaccctgtctacattctcacctctctctctctctctctgcacacggagactccctgctcctgactgaaacaccctgtctacattctcatctctctctctctctctctctctctctctctctctgaacacggagactccctgctcctgactgaaacaccctgtctacattctcacctctctctctctggacacggagactccctgctcctgactgaaacaccctgtctacattctcatctctctctctctctctctctctctctctctctctctctgaacacggagactccctgctcctgactgaaacaccctgtctacattctcacctctctctctctggacacggagactccctgctcctgactgaaacaccctgtctacattctcacctctctctctctcgacacggagactccctgctcctgactgaaacaccctgtcgacattctcacctctctctctctctctctctctctcctctctctctgtacacggagactccctgctcctgactgaaacaccctgtctacattctcacctctctctctctctctctctctgtacacggagactcccttctcctgactgaaacaccctgtcgacattctctcctctctctctctctctgtacacggagactccctgctcctgactgaaacaccctgtctgcattctcacctctctctctctctctctctctctctgcacacggagactccctgctcctgactgaaacaccctgtctacattctcacctctctctctgcacacggagactccctgctcctgactgaaacaccctgtctacgttctcacctctctctctctctctctctgtgtacacggagactccctgctcctgactgaaacaccctgtctccattctcacctctctctctctctctctgtgcacggagactccctgctcctgactgaaacaccctgtctacattctcacctctctctctcgacacggagactccctgctcctgactgaaacatcctgtctacattctcacctctctctctctctgcacacggagactccctgctcctgactgaaa
This genomic stretch from Heterodontus francisci isolate sHetFra1 unplaced genomic scaffold, sHetFra1.hap1 HAP1_SCAFFOLD_461, whole genome shotgun sequence harbors:
- the LOC137359605 gene encoding protein yippee-like 5 isoform X2 → MGRIFLDHIGGTRLFSCANCDTILTNRSELISTRFTGATGRAFLFNKVVNLQYSEVQDRVMLTGRHMVRDVSCKNCNSKLGWIYEFATEDSQRYKEGRVILERALVRESEGFEEHVPSDTS
- the LOC137359605 gene encoding protein yippee-like 5 isoform X1, translating into MITIGFDVSTVPRLGIMGRIFLDHIGGTRLFSCANCDTILTNRSELISTRFTGATGRAFLFNKVVNLQYSEVQDRVMLTGRHMVRDVSCKNCNSKLGWIYEFATEDSQRYKEGRVILERALVRESEGFEEHVPSDTS